The following proteins are encoded in a genomic region of Salvelinus namaycush isolate Seneca chromosome 12, SaNama_1.0, whole genome shotgun sequence:
- the LOC120056619 gene encoding uncharacterized protein LOC120056619 isoform X1, translated as MRMVKALAQAFLRLLWILPLAKCKIPDAHLTCLFSEDCVLPCSFKPSGNEIISWYRQEVLLLSHFHQGGDQSDQPPKDHRTRMYLLQDQLSRGNASLHLSQCGIKDRGRYRCLVNSTLGQQESFIIMKVEAPIKMVTMEISKNTEIQCLSKDIFPAPRVQWSTLPPKANLRSTTHMAPNTEGLYSVQSKLRMFGNTPTYVCTVNSTYGSQSWKSSLQKGELIGEAGRELSIPCMAPQNFQNFFLTWTFTRTNDKPKDILSYVSQTRRTSNFWEGRVELEQDRVLMGDGSLLLHNPESQEHTGTYTCTFSGFQSRHMVQTQVAIRSTSRRSLTDNMPNAEDQVGRTWESHSKMWVIAVVVAVVALVTTALLLYRKQRANQGKADRTTLEDTEMQPMETIKTSDDLPMDNCQLTAGHNNGHT; from the exons ATGAGAATGGTAAAGGCACTTGCTCAAGCTTTTTTGAGGTTGTTGTGGATTCTCCCCTTGGCAAAGTGTAAGATCCCAG ATGCCCATTTGACATGCCTGTTCTCAGAAGACTGTGTGCTACCCTGCAGCTTCAAACCTAGCGGAAATGAGATCATCAGCTGGTACCGCCAGGAGGTACTCCTCCTCAGCCACTTCCATCAGGGTGGAGACCAGTCGGACCAGCCTCCCAAGGACCACCGTACCAGGATGTACCTGCTTCAGGACCAGCTATCCCGGGGCAACGCCTCGCTCCACCTCAGCCAGTGTGGCATCAAGGACCGAGGCCGCTACAGGTGTCTGGTTAACAGCACTCTGGGACAACAGGAGTCCTTTATCATCATGAAAGTGGAGG CTCCCATCAAGATGGTTACTATGGAGATAAGTAAGAACACAGAGATTCAGTGCCTGTCTAAGGATATCTTCCCTGCTCCCCGTGTGCAATGGTCCACTCTGCCACCTAAAGCCAACCTGAGATCCACCACACATATGGCACCCAACACTGAGGGCCTCTACTCTGTTCAGAGCAAACTGAGAATGTTTGGAAATACCCCCACTTACGTCTGCACCGTTAATTCCACATATGGATCACAGTCATGGAAGAGCTCACTACAAAAAGGAG AGTTGATTGGAGAGGCAGGGCGAGAGCTGTCCATCCCTTGCATGGCTCCACAGAACTTCCAGAACTTTTTCCTCACCTGGACCTTCACTAGAACCAATGATAAACCCAAGGACATCCTCAGCTATGTCAGCCAAACCAGACGGACCTCCAACTTCTGGGAGGGCCGGGTTGAACTGGAGCAGGACCGAGTTCTGATGGGAGATGGATCCCTCCTTCTTCACAACCCAGAGAGTCAGGAACACACAGGAACCTACACCTGTACATTCTCAGGCTTCCAGAGCAGACACATGGTCCAAACCCAGGTCGCCATCAGGTCAACATCACGGCGGTCGTTGACAG ACAATATGCCAAATGCTGAAGACCAGGTTGGGCGTACATGGGAAAGTCACTCCAAGATGTGGGTTATTGCTGTAGTAGTTGCAGTGGTTGCACTAGTAACAACAGCTCTACTACTGTATAGAAAACAAAGAG CCAACCAAGGGAAGGCTGATAGGACCACTCTGGAGGACACAGAGATGCAGCCAATGGAAACTA TTAAAACATCTGATGATTTGCCAATGGATAACTGCCAGCTGACAGCAGGACACAACAACGGCCATACATAG
- the LOC120056619 gene encoding butyrophilin-like protein 1 isoform X2 — protein MRMVKALAQAFLRLLWILPLAKCKIPDAHLTCLFSEDCVLPCSFKPSGNEIISWYRQEVLLLSHFHQGGDQSDQPPKDHRTRMYLLQDQLSRGNASLHLSQCGIKDRGRYRCLVNSTLGQQESFIIMKVEAPIKMVTMEISKNTEIQCLSKDIFPAPRVQWSTLPPKANLRSTTHMAPNTEGLYSVQSKLRMFGNTPTYVCTVNSTYGSQSWKSSLQKGELIGEAGRELSIPCMAPQNFQNFFLTWTFTRTNDKPKDILSYVSQTRRTSNFWEGRVELEQDRVLMGDGSLLLHNPESQEHTGTYTCTFSGFQSRHMVQTQVAIRSTSRRSLTANQGKADRTTLEDTEMQPMETIKTSDDLPMDNCQLTAGHNNGHT, from the exons ATGAGAATGGTAAAGGCACTTGCTCAAGCTTTTTTGAGGTTGTTGTGGATTCTCCCCTTGGCAAAGTGTAAGATCCCAG ATGCCCATTTGACATGCCTGTTCTCAGAAGACTGTGTGCTACCCTGCAGCTTCAAACCTAGCGGAAATGAGATCATCAGCTGGTACCGCCAGGAGGTACTCCTCCTCAGCCACTTCCATCAGGGTGGAGACCAGTCGGACCAGCCTCCCAAGGACCACCGTACCAGGATGTACCTGCTTCAGGACCAGCTATCCCGGGGCAACGCCTCGCTCCACCTCAGCCAGTGTGGCATCAAGGACCGAGGCCGCTACAGGTGTCTGGTTAACAGCACTCTGGGACAACAGGAGTCCTTTATCATCATGAAAGTGGAGG CTCCCATCAAGATGGTTACTATGGAGATAAGTAAGAACACAGAGATTCAGTGCCTGTCTAAGGATATCTTCCCTGCTCCCCGTGTGCAATGGTCCACTCTGCCACCTAAAGCCAACCTGAGATCCACCACACATATGGCACCCAACACTGAGGGCCTCTACTCTGTTCAGAGCAAACTGAGAATGTTTGGAAATACCCCCACTTACGTCTGCACCGTTAATTCCACATATGGATCACAGTCATGGAAGAGCTCACTACAAAAAGGAG AGTTGATTGGAGAGGCAGGGCGAGAGCTGTCCATCCCTTGCATGGCTCCACAGAACTTCCAGAACTTTTTCCTCACCTGGACCTTCACTAGAACCAATGATAAACCCAAGGACATCCTCAGCTATGTCAGCCAAACCAGACGGACCTCCAACTTCTGGGAGGGCCGGGTTGAACTGGAGCAGGACCGAGTTCTGATGGGAGATGGATCCCTCCTTCTTCACAACCCAGAGAGTCAGGAACACACAGGAACCTACACCTGTACATTCTCAGGCTTCCAGAGCAGACACATGGTCCAAACCCAGGTCGCCATCAGGTCAACATCACGGCGGTCGTTGACAG CCAACCAAGGGAAGGCTGATAGGACCACTCTGGAGGACACAGAGATGCAGCCAATGGAAACTA TTAAAACATCTGATGATTTGCCAATGGATAACTGCCAGCTGACAGCAGGACACAACAACGGCCATACATAG